In a genomic window of Zingiber officinale cultivar Zhangliang chromosome 9B, Zo_v1.1, whole genome shotgun sequence:
- the LOC122022979 gene encoding GDSL esterase/lipase At1g71250-like, producing the protein MFVFGDSLLDPGNNNNLLTLAKANYFPNGIDFSIGTTGRYCNGGTLVDHLGKLLGLPFVPTFKNPSTNGSNILKGVNYASAGAGILWDTGLIFGDVFTMDEQIQNFKKTIEDLSLMLGNKTTDFLGRSLFFISMGANDYINNYLHPLAWRYKKYPIVAYEQLLVQEYSRQIKDIYDLGARKIFVSGVPPLGCIPNQIGGNNDSSGECIRSSNRMAVSYNNQVSMLAGELNATLAGASFLFWNNYKPVYDIIHNYSLYGFKYPNKACCGAGRSKGQMMCLPLLSLMCRNRSEYIFWDPYHPTDALNAIIAKKAYKLLVRYKWISE; encoded by the exons ATGTTCGTGTTCGGTGACTCGCTCCTAGATCCCGGAAACAACAATAATCTTTTAACTTTAGCAAAAGCTAATTACTTCCCGAATGGCATTGATTTCTCTATCGGAACCACGGGGAGATACTGCAATGGTGGCACTTTGGTCGACCATTTAG GTAAGCTTCTTGGGTTACCTTTTGTTCCTACGTTCAAAAACCCTAGCACCAATGGATCAAACATATTAAAAGGTGTAAACTATGCATCAGCTGGGGCTGGAATTCTTTGGGACACAGGACTAATATTT GGAGATGTCTTCACAATGGATGAACAGATACAAAACTTCAAGAAAACAATTGAAGACTTGAGCCTAATGCTAGGAAATAAGACTACAGACTTCCTTGGAAGATCTCTCTTCTTCATTAGCATGGGAGCTAATGACTACATCAACAACTACTTGCATCCTCTAGCATGGAGGTACAAAAAGTACCCTATTGTGGCATATGAGCAATTGCTGGTTCAAGAATATTCAAGGCAAATTAAG GATATCTATGATCTTGGGGCGAGAAAAATCTTCGTGTCCGGAGTTCCTCCACTTGGTTGCATACCTAACCAAATAGGTGGCAATAATGATAGCAGTGGAGAGTGCATCAGGTCAAGCAATCGAATGGCAGTGTCATACAACAACCAAGTCAGTATGTTGGCAGGCGAGCTAAATGCAACGCTCGCAGGGGCTTCTTTCCTCTTTTGGAACAACTACAAGCCAGTTTACGACATCATCCATAATTACTCATTATACG GATTCAAATATCCCAACAAGGCTTGTTGCGGTGCAGGTCGATCCAAGGGACAGATGATGTGCCTGCCACTATTGTCATTGATGTGTCGTAATAGATCAGAGTACATATTTTGGGATCCCTATCATCCTACTGATGCACTAAATGCCATTATAGCTAAAAAGGCATACAAACTTCTTGTTAGATACAAGTGGATTTCTGAATAA
- the LOC122024440 gene encoding protein SEEDLING PLASTID DEVELOPMENT 1-like isoform X2 — protein sequence MMMIVLKSVTLGDEEASRRGIQKTVLERKGPSTFSCAAEIVLKIEVRVHHSLEATVDALLAGFWTYVLLQRWKTHCIGGSKSACMEYMFMKRLPKCIFMEKS from the exons ATGA TGATGATTGTCCTTAAGAGTGTTACACTAGGTGACGAAGAAGCAAGCAGAAGAGGTATCCAAAAGACTGTTCTGGAGCGCAAAGGACCCTCAACATTTTCATGTGCTGCGGAGATTGTCTTAAAGATTGAAGTACGAGTACATCATAGTCTAGAAGCCACAGTAGATGCACTTCTTGCAG GCTTCTGGACCTATGTATTGCTACAAAGATGGAAAACTCACTGCATTGGAGGAAGCAAATCAGCCTGCATGGAATATATGTTCATGAAAA GGCTCCCCAAGTGTATTTTTATGGAGAAATCGTGA
- the LOC122022980 gene encoding subtilisin-like protease 4, giving the protein METHSAPSALFLLLLAVSSFLLTASSPQYSQLQSYIIRMRLPRNATLVSAQALDDWYRSLLPPTAANSTEPRILYTYSAAMTGFAARLTEEELRSVERKPGFLASFRDRQVPLLTTYTPRLLGLLPGLGLWTHSNMGKGIVIGVLDTGLVDHASFADQGMDPPPARWRGSCAPGLQGAISCNNKLIGAQSFVKNESPVDTIGHGTHTASTAAGNFVAGANVLGNANGTASGIAPRAHLAIYKVCGRFDCTVSSITAGMEAAIKDGVDVMSLSLGGGPIAFYDDVIAIGAFSAVERGIFVSCAGGNSGPMATSLSNEAPWVLTVAASTIDRNIRATVRLGNGVELDGESAYQPNSYPSDSLPMTIPDGSLDGPNCWQGLVEAEVKGKMVICSIESGSSILIGDNIKSLGGLAMLMVNGELDGYTTMAEAPNLPMSYLNYINGSSVAHYVNATQTPIASIIFRGTVFKVFPAPTVAYFSSRGPNSQSRGVLKPDILGPGVNILAAWPIQVGPNSSQTTGNTQTTFFNMISGTSMSTPHLSGVAALIKAAHPDWSPAAVKSAIMTTSDITDKDGNPIKDEQHNKASFFGMGAGNVNPSKAADPGLVYDIEPNDYVRFLCGLGYSDKQVEVVTHRKVTCAEVGKIREVDLNYPAIILASSSDFDRITVTRTVKNVCSEKSTYKSKVDGLESVAVEVLPETLDFSGKINESKSFNISFSKKIAHPPTHEEGHLLWISDTKSVRIPILILV; this is encoded by the coding sequence ATGGAGACGCACAGTGCCCCATcggctctcttcctcctcctcctcgccgtctcctcctttcttctcacCGCCTCTTCTCCCCAGTACTCGCAGTTGCAGAGCTACATCATTCGAATGCGCCTCCCACGGAACGCCACATTGGTCAGCGCCCAGGCACTGGACGACTGGTACAGATCCTTGCTCCCTCCCACCGCCGCAAACTCCACCGAGCCCCGCATTCTCTACACCTACAGCGCCGCCATGACCGGCTTCGCCGCCCGGCTAACCGAGGAAGAGCTCAGATCCGTCGAGAGGAAGCCAGGTTTCCTGGCGAGCTTCCGGGACAGACAAGTGCCGCTCCTGACCACCTACACGCCGCGCCTACTCGGACTTCTCCCCGGGCTTGGCCTCTGGACACACTCCAACATGGGAAAGGGCATCGTCATCGGCGTCCTGGACACCGGCTTGGTCGACCACGCGTCGTTCGCCGACCAGGGAATGGATCCGCCTCCTGCGCGTTGGAGAGGCTCATGCGCCCCTGGCCTGCAGGGCGCTATCTCCTGCAATAACAAGTTGATCGGAGCACAATCCTTCGTGAAAAACGAGTCCCCCGTCGACACCATAGGTCACGGCACCCATACCGCCAGCACAGCCGCCGGCAATTTCGTGGCCGGCGCCAATGTGCTCGGCAATGCCAACGGCACCGCCTCCGGCATCGCGCCGCGCGCGCACCTGGCCATCTACAAGGTCTGCGGGCGCTTCGACTGTACCGTCTCCAGCATCACCGCCGGCATGGAGGCAGCGATCAAAGACGGCGTCGACGTGATGTCCCTCTCTCTCGGCGGTGGCCCGATCGCTTTTTACGACGACGTGATCGCGATTGGCGCCTTCAGCGCCGTGGAGAGAGGAATCTTTGTGAGCTGCGCCGGAGGTAATTCCGGCCCGATGGCGACCTCCCTCTCCAACGAGGCGCCTTGGGTCCTCACGGTAGCTGCCAGCACCATAGACCGCAACATAAGGGCGACCGTGAGGCTGGGGAATGGGGTCGAGCTCGACGGCGAGTCGGCCTACCAGCCGAACAGCTACCCTTCCGATTCCCTGCCGATGACAATCCCAGATGGGAGCCTCGACGGTCCCAATTGCTGGCAGGGGTTGGTCGAGGCGGAGGTAAAGGGGAAGATGGTTATTTGCTCGATAGAGTCCGGATCAAGTATCCTCATAGGCGACAACATAAAGTCCCTCGGAGGCCTGGCGATGCTGATGGTCAACGGCGAGCTCGACGGCTACACCACAATGGCCGAAGCGCCGAATCTGCCTATGTCCTACCTCAATTACATCAACGGCTCTAGCGTCGCTCACTACGTGAACGCGACGCAGACGCCGATAGCCTCCATCATCTTCAGGGGCACCGTTTTCAAGGTCTTTCCGGCGCCCACCGTCGCTTATTTCTCTTCACGAGGACCGAATTCCCAGAGCAGAGGAGTGTTGAAGCCCGACATCTTGGGACCGGGCGTCAACATCCTGGCGGCGTGGCCCATTCAGGTCGGCCCAAATTCTTCCCAGACCACCGGTAACACTCAAACCACCTTCTTCAATATGATCTCCGGCACTTCCATGTCTACGCCTCATCTCAGCGGCGTCGCTGCGCTCATAAAGGCAGCGCACCCGGACTGGTCACCCGCCGCCGTCAAATCTGCAATCATGACGACCTCAGATATCACGGACAAAGACGGGAATCCCATAAAGGACGAGCAACACAACAAGGCAAGCTTCTTCGGCATGGGAGCCGGCAACGTCAACCCATCTAAGGCGGCGGATCCCGGGCTAGTTTACGACATCGAGCCGAACGACTACGTTCGCTTCCTGTGCGGGTTAGGCTACTCCGACAAGCAAGTCGAGGTAGTGACCCACCGAAAAGTCACGTGCGCCGAGGTGGGCAAAATCAGGGAGGTCGACTTGAACTATCCGGCTATAATTCTAGCATCGTCGTCCGATTTTGATAGAATCACGGTGACCCGCACCGTGAAAAATGTCTGTAGCGAGAAATCGACATATAAATCGAAGGTGGATGGCCTAGAAAGCGTGGCGGTGGAGGTCTTGCCAGAGACGTTGGATTTCTCCGGCAAAATCAACGAAAGTAAATCGTTCAACATCAGCTTCAGCAAGAAAATTGCGCATCCTCCTACGCACGAAGAAGGACACTTGTTGTGGATCTCTGATACAAAATCAGTCAGGATTCCTATCCTGATACTTGTTTGA
- the LOC122022451 gene encoding pentatricopeptide repeat-containing protein At2g27610-like, translating into MIPRILAGRRHRTLGTSIKHFDSPSCFGLSFAHQPFDGSPLRSSTDQRRLHFFYLGRNFHRQGLSLLLRAPRSEISLDCSPCSCVGSLPGGILRRQLHGTSLLDNCIKCAVVNEGMDVFKSMPERNEAGWNPLFTGCTQKVPLGVGGTMPNPLTFATSLASAAAQGLILKGRRIHTYLIKFGHQNTVFVCNSLINMYSKCGLVQEARAVFDRMANRDTVSWNAMLAGLVLNGYGAEAVEKFHHMRAAGLKATEASFATIIKLCADLRHIDLAQQLHCCAVKEGLELDANVITALMVVYNKCSKMDEAFELFSILGTRTVVSWTAMINGFLKNGHVDRAALLFSQMRREYIEPNEFTYSILLAASPQIFPIQIHAQVIKTRYQEVPSVGTALLAAYTKLGNPSDAFFAFKAIKDKDIVAWSAMLASYAQAGDSEGAAKLFIEMARNGIRPNEFTLSSAVDSCASSTASADQGKQFHALSMKLRYDGTLCVSSALVTMYARRGNIENAQGVFERQKARDQVSWNAMLMGYAQHGYGQKALKLFKEMEESGIELDRISFIGVITACTHTGLVEEGKMYFKSMVENYHLSPTVEHYACVVDLLSRSGKLKEAMTLINEMPFPATATVWRTLLGACRLHRNIELGEFAAEKLISLEPSHSAAYVLLSNIYAAAGKWEERSNIRRLMDSRKVKKEAGYSWIQVKNKVHSFLASDMSHPLSYQIYAKLQEITIRLKEKGYQPNTDFVLHDMEEEHKETMLAQHSERLAIAFGLIATPHETPLQIVKNLRVCGDCHNVIKLISEIEGREIVVRDSSRFHHFNQGSCSCSDYW; encoded by the coding sequence ATGATTCCACGGATTCTCGCTGGACGACGCCATCGGACACTGGGAACTTCCATCAAACACTTCGACAGCCCAAGTTGTTTTGGTTTATCGTTTGCCCACCAACCATTCGACGGAAGTCCTCTTAGGAGTTCCACTGATCAAAGACGCCTCCATTTCTTCTACTTAGGTAGAAATTTCCATAGGCAGGGCCTAAGCCTGCTCTTGAGAGCTCCGCGTTCCGAAATTTCCCTCGACTGTTCACCATGCTCTTGCGTTGGCAGCCTGCCTGGTGGAATTCTCAGACGGCAACTGCACGGCACCTCACTGCTTGACAACTGCATAAAGTGTGCGGTAGTGAATGAGGGCATGGATGTCTTCAAGTCGATGCCTGAGAGGAATGAGGCCGGTTGGAATCCACTATTCACAGGATGCACTCAGAAAGTTCCACTGGGTGTTGGGGGAACTATGCCTAACCCCTTGACATTTGCAACAAGTCTTGCATCTGCAGCAGCGCAGGGTCTAATTTTGAAGGGAAGACGGATACATACCTATTTGATTAAGTTTGGTCATCAAAATACAGTTTTTGTGTGCAATTCTCTGATCAACATGTACTCCAAGTGTGGCCTTGTCCAGGAGGCAAGAGCAGTGTTCGATCGCATGGCAAACCGAGATACAGTTTCTTGGAATGCAATGCTTGCAGGGCTTGTGCTGAATGGTTATGGTGCTGAAGCAGTCGAGAAGTTTCATCATATGAGAGCCGCTGGCCTGAAAGCAACAGAAGCGAGCTTTGCTACTATTATCAAGTTGTGTGCTGACCTTAGACATATAGATCTTGCTCAACAGCTCCATTGCTGTGCGGTGAAAGAAGGGCTTGAACTGGATGCTAATGTAATTACAGCACTAATGGTGGTTTACAACAAATGCAGCAAGATGGATGAAGCATTTGAACTTTTTTCCATATTGGGAACTCGAACAGTGGTTTCATGGACTGCTATGATCAATGGATTTCTAAAAAATGGACACGTTGATCGAGCTGCACTTCTCTTCAGCCAAATGAGAAGAGAGTATATTGAGCCAAATGAATTCACCTACTCCATTCTATTGGCAGCTTCACCTCAGATATTTCCCATTCAGATTCATGCCCAAGTGATCAAGACCCGATACCAAGAAGTCCCTTCCGTAGGCACAGCCCTGCTGGCAGCCTATACTAAATTAGGAAACCCCAGCGATGCATTCTTTGCATTTAAGGCGATCAAAGATAAGGATATTGTGGCTTGGTCTGCAATGTTAGCAAGTTATGCCCAAGCTGGTGATTCTGAAGGGGCAGCCAAACTGTTCATTGAGATGGCTAGAAATGGTATCAGGCCAAATGAGTTCACCTTGTCTAGTGCAGTTGATTCATGTGCAAGCTCCACAGCCTCTGCAGATCAGGGGAAGCAGTTCCATGCCTTATCGATGAAGCTAAGATATGATGGCACACTTTGTGTAAGTAGTGCACTCGTCACCATGTATGCAAGGAGAGGGAACATAGAGAATGCTCAGGGAGTCTTTGAGAGGCAAAAAGCAAGGGACCAGGTTTCATGGAATGCAATGCTGATGGGTTATGCTCAGCATGGTTATGGCCAGAAAGccctaaaattatttaaagagaTGGAAGAGAGTGGCATTGAACTAGACAGAATCAGCTTCATTGGTGTCATCACTGCATGCACACACACGGGGCTCGTGGAGGAAGGCAAGATGTACTTCAAGTCGATGGTTGAAAATTATCACCTCAGCCCAACTGTTGAGCACTATGCCTGTGTAGTTGACCTTCTTAGTCGTTCAGGTAAACTCAAAGAAGCAATGACTCTGATTAATGAGATGCCATTTCCAGCAACAGCAACCGTGTGGCGCACACTCTTGGGTGCCTGCAGGCTTCACCGAAACATTGAACTCGGAGAGTTTGCTGCAGAGAAGTTAATATCACTCGAACCATCACATTCTGCAGCCTATGTTCTCTTATCTAACATATATGCAGCTGCTGGAAAATGGGAAGAAAGATCCAACATTAGGAGGCTAATGGATTCTAGAAAAGTGAAGAAAGAAGCTGGGTACAGTTGGATTCAAGTGAAGAACAAAGTGCATTCCTTCTTAGCTTCAGATATGAGCCATCCTTTATCATATCAGATATATGCAAAGCTTCAAGAAATCACTATTCGGTTGAAAGAAAAAGGTTATCAACCGAATACAGACTTTGTGCTTCATGACATGGAAGAGGAGCATAAAGAGACGATGCTAGCTCAGCACAGTGAGAGACTTGCCATTGCTTTTGGGCTGATAGCTACACCTCATGAGACCCCCCTCCAGATTGTGAAGAACCTTAGAGTTTGTGGTGATTGCCACAATGTGATTAAGCTAATATCAGAAATTGAGGGGAGGGAGATTGTTGTTAGAGACTCAAGCCGGTTCCACCACTTCAACCAGGGATCTTGCTCCTGCAGTGACTATTGGTGA
- the LOC122024440 gene encoding protein SEEDLING PLASTID DEVELOPMENT 1-like isoform X3, giving the protein MSDEEASRRGIQKTVLERKGPSTFSCAAEIVLKIEVRVHHSLEATVDALLAGFWTYVLLQRWKTHCIGGSKSACMEYMFMKRLPKCIFMEKS; this is encoded by the exons ATGA GTGACGAAGAAGCAAGCAGAAGAGGTATCCAAAAGACTGTTCTGGAGCGCAAAGGACCCTCAACATTTTCATGTGCTGCGGAGATTGTCTTAAAGATTGAAGTACGAGTACATCATAGTCTAGAAGCCACAGTAGATGCACTTCTTGCAG GCTTCTGGACCTATGTATTGCTACAAAGATGGAAAACTCACTGCATTGGAGGAAGCAAATCAGCCTGCATGGAATATATGTTCATGAAAA GGCTCCCCAAGTGTATTTTTATGGAGAAATCGTGA
- the LOC122024440 gene encoding protein SEEDLING PLASTID DEVELOPMENT 1-like isoform X1, protein MNPSLEMLAGGIRSDEEASRRGIQKTVLERKGPSTFSCAAEIVLKIEVRVHHSLEATVDALLAGFWTYVLLQRWKTHCIGGSKSACMEYMFMKRLPKCIFMEKS, encoded by the exons ATGAATCCTTCCTTGGAGATGCTTGCGGGAGGAATACGAA GTGACGAAGAAGCAAGCAGAAGAGGTATCCAAAAGACTGTTCTGGAGCGCAAAGGACCCTCAACATTTTCATGTGCTGCGGAGATTGTCTTAAAGATTGAAGTACGAGTACATCATAGTCTAGAAGCCACAGTAGATGCACTTCTTGCAG GCTTCTGGACCTATGTATTGCTACAAAGATGGAAAACTCACTGCATTGGAGGAAGCAAATCAGCCTGCATGGAATATATGTTCATGAAAA GGCTCCCCAAGTGTATTTTTATGGAGAAATCGTGA